The sequence below is a genomic window from Providencia rettgeri.
TTGTTTAGATAATGTATTTTGTACTGCTTGCTGCTCAGCCAACTGTTTTTTTGCTATTGCTAATTCTGACTCTAACGTAATTTTTTGTGCTAATTTGGCCGTTTGCTCAACTAAAGAAGCTTGAATTTTATCAGCTTGTTGTGCCTTTTTCTGCAGCTCAGCGGTCAGTTGTTGGTTTTTCTCCGCTAGTGCTTTTGCATCAGCTTGCTGTTTTGCTAAGGCTTCGCGAGTGGTTTGGCTTTCCGCTTGCGCTTTCTTCAACCCGTCTTCTTTTTGCTTCAACAAGGCGAGTTGTTTATTTAAATCGGCGGTCAGCGCTTTCACTTGCTGATCGCTCGCTTGATTCATTAAAGCAGTTTTCGTTTCAACTTCATTTTTTAACTTTTGTAAATCCGCATTCGCTTGCTTCAGCTGCGCCTGTGCCGTGGTGTAATTTTGCTCTTGTTGAAGGAGTTTCGCCTGCAAGTCTGCCTGCTGTTTTTCACTGTTCGCAAACTGTTTGGACAACGCATTTTGCGCCGTTTGGTGCTCGGATAACTGTTTTTTCGCCTCAGCCAGCTCGGCTTCTAATGCCGCTTTCTGAGCCGCCTTCGCGGTCTGCTCGGCTAAAGAGGCTTGGATTTTGTCTGCTCGCTGCGCTTTTTGTTGCAGCTCGGCGGTCAGTTGCTGGTTTTTCTCCGCTAATGCTTTTGCATCAGCTTGCTGTTTTGCTAAGGCTTCGCGAGTGGTTTGGCTTTCCGTTTCCGCTTTCTTCAACCCGTCTTCTTTTTGCTTCAGCAAGGCGAGTTGTTTGTTTAAATCGGCGGTCAGTGCTTTCACTTGCTGATCGCTCGCTTGGCTCATCAAGGCAGTTTGTTTTTCCATATCAGCTTGGAGCTTCTGTAAATCCGCATTCGCTTGCTTCAGCTGCGCCTGTGCCGTGGTGTAATTTTGCTCTTGTTGAAGGAGTTTCGCCTGCAAGTCTGCCTGCTGTTTTTCACTGTTCGCAAACTGTTTGGACAACGCATTTTGCGCCGTTTGGTGCTCGGCTAACTGTTTTTTCGCCTCAGCCAGCTCGGCTTCTAATGCCGCTTTCTGAGCCGCCTTCGCGGTCTGCTCGGCTAAAGAGGCTTGAATTTTGTCTGCTTGCTGCGCTTTTTGTTGCAGCTCGGCGGTCAGTTGCTGGTTTTTCTCCGCTAGTGCTTTTGCATCAGCTTGCTGTTTTGCTAAGGCTTCGCGAGTGGTTTGGCTTTCCGTTTCCGCTTTCTTCAAACCCTCTTCTTTTTGCTTCAACAAGGCGAGTTGTTTGTTTAAATCAGCGGTCAGCGCTTTCACTTGCTGATCGCTCGCTTGGCTCATCAAGGCAGTTTGTTTTTCCATATCAGCTTGGAGCTTCTGTAAATCCGCATTCGCTTGCTTCAGCTGCGCCTGTGCCGTGGTGTAATTTTGCTCTTGTTGAAGGAGTTTCGCCTGCAAGTCTGCCTGTTGTTTTTCACTGTTCGCAAACTGTTTGGACAACGCATTTTGCGCCGTTTGGTGCTCGGCTAACTGTTTTTTCGCCTCAGCCAGCTCGGCTTCTAATGCCGCTTTCTGAGCCGCCTTCGCGGTCTGCTCGGCTAAAGAGGCTTGGATTTTGTCTGCTTGCTGCGCTTTTTGTTGCAGCTCGGCGCTCAGTTGCTGGTTTTTCTCCGCTAATGCTTTTGCATCAGCTTGCTGTTTTGCTAAGGCTTCGCGAGTGGTTTGGCTTTCCGTTTCCGCTTTCTTCAAACCCTCTTCTTTTTGCTTCAACAAGGCGAGTTGTTTGTTTAAATCAGCGGTCAGTGCTTTCACTTGCTGATCGCTCGCTTGGCTCATCAAGGCAGTTTGTTTTTCCATATCAGCTTGGAGCTTCTGTAAATCCGCATTCGCTTGCTTCAGCTGCGCCTGTGCCGTGGTGTAATTTTGCTCTTGTTGAAGGAGTTTCGCCTGCAAGTCTGCCTGTTGTTTTTCACTGTTCGCAAACTGTTTGGACAACGCATTTTGCGCCGTTTGGTGCTCGGCTAACTGTTTTTTCGCCTCAGCCAGCTCGGCTTCTAATGCCGCTTTCTGAGCCGCCTTCGCGGTCTGCTCGGCTAAAGAGGCTTGGATTTTGTCTGCTTGCTGCGCTTTTTGTTGCAGCTCGGCGCTCAGTTGCTGGTTTTTCTCCGCTAATGCTTTTGCATCAGCTTGCTGTTTTGCTAAGGCTTCGCGAGTGGTTTGGCTTTCCGTTTCCGCTTTCTTCAAACCCTCTTCTTTTTGCTTCAACAAGGCGAGTTGTTTGTTTAAATCAGCGGTCAGTGCTTTCACTTGCTGATCGCTCGCTTGGCTCATCAAGGCAGTTTGTTTTTCCATATCAGCTTGGAGCTTCTGTAAATCCGCATTCGCTTGCTTCAGCTGCGCCTGTGCCGTGGTGTAATTTTGCTCTTGTTGAAGGAGTTTCGCCTGCAAGTCTGCCTGTTGTTTTTCACTGTTCGCAAACTGTTTGGACAACGCATTTTGCGCAGTTTGGTGCTCGGCTAACTGTTTTTTCGCCTCAGCCAGCTCGGCTTTTAACGCGTTTTCTAAAGCAACTTGTTGCTCCGCTTGTTCCGTTTTTTTCGCCAGAGAAACTTGTATTTTTTCTGCTAATTGTTCTTTTTCTACCAGCTGAGTTTGTAATTGCTGGTTTTGTAACTCTAATAATTTACTTTTTTCTTGCTGGGCGGCCAAAGAGGATGCAACACCATCTTTTTCACTTTTAACGGTCGCTAATTCATTTTCTTTCTGTTTCAACAATTCTTTTTGCTGTAGAAGTTCAGCTGTCACTGATTTCATCTGCTCATCAGCGTTACCCGCAACTTGCAGTTGTTTTTTAGATTCCAACTCTAATTTTGCAATATCCGCAGTGAGTTGCTCAATTTTCAAATTTGCAGCAGCAAATTGCTGTTCTTTATCTGCTAATTGCTGTTTAAGTTGGGCTTGTTCAACGACACTTTCATTTAATTGTTTTTCAAGTTGAGCAATCGTTTCTTGGGTTTGCTGATTTTCTTGACTCAATTGATCAAGACTATTTTGCTTTTGCTCAATTGTTTTTTGAGCATCCGCCAGTTTAGTCTTTAATGAGTCAATTAAAGATTGGTCATCTGATGAATTGACAACTGCCTGTAATTGCGCAATTTGCTCTTTGCTTTTCAGAACTTCATCATTTAATTTATCAATCTCAAATTGTTTTTCCGTAATTGTATGCGTTAATTGCGCGATACTCTTATTATGGTTAATGAGTTCAGAAACGAGTTGTTCATCATTGAGCAAATGATTATAGGCAATAAGTTGGCCTACACCTTGAGCAATACCAAACTTATATAGATGTGCTAATTGCTGACGTTCAATTAATTGCGCCAATTGCTCAAGATAAGCAGAGGTATTAATACCTGCTGGCTTGGCAAATTTAGATGCATATAAGCCGAGTGGGTCAAGAACCAATTGATATTTTGCAAAATCTTTGGCTAGATAAGCAGGATCCCATTGATTGCTTTGGAAGAAATAAGGGTAAGACGACAATAAAATAGGGGATGCCCCATTTTCTGTCGTCACCGCACACACTTCAGAAAAAGTCGTTTTTTCCGGTTCAGCAGGCTCCGCCTTCGCGACATCGACTTTCTTCGTTGATGCCGCAGCAGATTTATTCTTCCCTGTAGCTTTGCCTTTCGTTCCTTTATTCGCTGCCGCAGATTTTTGTTTCTCTTTTGGAGCAGGAACAGTAGATAGCGAAGAAAAGATATCATAACCCTGGTTTTGTGTATTAACTGGCAATTGTTGCTTTTGTTCTTGTACTTTGCCTTCTTTTTCCATTTGAAGGTAAGTATCAAAATCATCAATTACATTGTTAAAGCGCTCTGCTTTTGGAGCATGACTAAAAAACGTCGTAACAAGTGCCAGTGACACACAAAGCCTAAGGTTTATTCTCATAATCCACTAATTTTCTTCAATGTTGATTCGGTAGACAATACTGAGTTATAACGAACTTTTGCACACAATACTTTAGTTTTAGATTCTATCGCCATTTGTAATAATTCAATCGTGTCAGGGCTAGCCGTCCCCTCAACTTGTCGATATAGACGGTTGATTTCGCTAACCTCTTTAAATGAACCTACTAAGCGATTGTAATCTTTAGGTGAGAGTGTTTTGAGTGCATTGAGTTCTTTAACACACGTATTTAAATGAGCAAATGTTTGCTGGTCGCCCCCTGTTTCACCATAGGCTGTTGAAGCAATTGGTGTACGGTTGATAGCGCTGTTTAATACTTTTTGAGATTCAGGGTATGTGTTATCAACTTGACCTGAATTGGTATCAGCAGTCGGTTGTGTGACCGGTTGATCGGTACTTGTATTGACTACCTGTTTACTTGGAGTATTCGGTGTTGCTGTATTGTATGTGTCTGAGCCAAATGTACAACCTGAAAGAAGGGCTGTACCTGCTATAAGCAAAGATGCAACATAAAATTTATTTTTTAAAAACATATGGTTACCTTACCAGCACTTTTCTTCGCTATTATAATGATGTCCAAAAAACCTAGTGTAAGCTAAAAACTAGCTATTTTCTATAAGCCCGAATGTAGAAATAGAGTCATCTCATAAATTTAGATTAACTTAACTTTAGTTTTAAAATTATTTTATTGCTACATTTTCATTAATTTTATGAGCTGATCCCTACTCGCCGCCCTTATAAAAGGATAATTCTACACCTTTGCCGTCATTTTTTATTATTTTATGTCAGGGAACGATCGGGCTACTCGATAAACTTTTTAGCAACTCAATACTTTCCATGCACACTCTTATTTTAGGTCTACCGTCAGTAACAATTGTTAACAAATAAAATATTCACTCACAAAAAAAACAATCTTATATTTTCATTTATCATGTCGCTGACACATTTTAAACCGCTGATATGACAACATGCATTATCAGACTAAATATGGGTAACCTGCTTAATTCAATTTTACAAGCTAACAATAATTAAAAATTATAAATAGAATCAAATTTTTATCAAAATACGTATTTATCGATATTAAACTACGTAATAAAGCATAGCAGTTATCTGTCAGAATTACTTATATTAAATTGATACGATTCGTAACTCAAATTTATTTTTAATAAAAATTTAGTGATTACATAGCCATAATCACTAAAAAAGCACTTTTCAGTGATTTTATTTTAGCTTACTCATTTAGCGTCTAGTAAAGAGTGTTTTATCTTATAACTAAAATGAACTGATTGAATAAAGCATAAGAAGAGTCAATGTGGATAGCTTATAAATGTTAATGTATGCCCGATATTAACCGGGCATACTCGCATTTAAGCTTTGCTAGGACGTAAAGCAGGGAATAAAATAACATCTCGAATAGTATGACTATTAGTGAATAACATCACCATTCGGTCAATACCAATACCTAAACCAGCTGTTGGCGGCAAACCATGTTCTAATGCAGTAACATAGTCTTCATCATAGAACATTGCTTCGTCATCGCCTTCGTCTTTTTGACGAACTTGCTCTGCAAAACGTTCAGCTTGGTCTTCTGCATCGTTTAATTCCGAGAAACCGTTACCAATTTCCCGGCCACCAATGAAGAATTCAAAACGGTCAGTAATGAATGGATTATCATCATTGCGACGCGCTAATGGTGAAACTTCAGCAGGATATTCAGTGATGAATGTCGGTTGAATTAAGTGGCTCTCTGCAACTTCTTCAAAGATTTCACACTGAATGCGGCCAAGCCCCCAGCTTTTCTCAATTTTGATACCAATTGATTGAGCAATAGCCACTGCTTTATCCATATCGTCCAAATCAGCAACGTTAGTTTCAGGACGATATTTGCAAATTGCCTCTTTCATTGTGAGTTTGGTAAATGGCTTACCAAAATCAAACTCTTGCTCACCATACTGAACAACCGTGTTACCTAAAACATTTTGTGTCAATGTACGGAATAAATCTTCTGTTAGCTTGATCAGAACACGATAATCCGCATACGCCATATACAGTTCCATCATGGTGAATTCTGGGTTATGACGTGGAGATAAGCCTTCGTTACGGAAGTTACGGTTGATTTCAAACACACGTTCGAAACCACCAACAACTAAACGCTTCAAGTACAACTCAGGCGCAATACGCAAGTACATATCGATATCTAATGCATTATGGTGAGTCACAAATGGACGCGCAGAAGCACCACCTGGAATGACTTGCATCATTGGGGTTTCGACTTCCATGAAACCGTAACCAACCATAAAATTACGCACTTCAGCGAGGATCTTGGAGCGAACAATAAAAGTATGACGAGATTCATCATTCGCGATTAAGTCAAGGTAGCGCTGACGGTAACGTGTTTCTTGGTCTGATAAACCGTGGAATTTGTCAGGTAATGGGCGCAATGCTTTAGTCAATAAACGAACTTCATGACAATGAACGGTCAACTCACCTGTTTTGGTTTTAAATAAACGGCCTTTCGCGCCTAAAATATCGCCTAAATCCCATTTTTTAAATTGTTCGTTATAGATGCCTTCCGCTAAATCATCACGGGAAACATAAATCTGAATACGCCCGCCAACATCTTGTAACGTTGCGAATGATGCTTTACCCATGATGCGACGAGTCATCATACGGCCAGCAATCGACACTTCAATATTTAGGTCTTCAAGCTCTTCGGATGTTTTATCATCATATTGCGCATGAATTTTATCGGAAATATCTTCACGACGAAAATCATTTGGAAATGGAATCCCTTTTTCACGCAGTGCCGCTAACTTTTCTTTACGGGCTTTAAGTTCGTTATTCAAATCAGGTGCTTGTTCAACACCTTGTTGTTCCTGAGACATTTTTTCCTCACAGGCCAGCTTTTAAGCTAGCTTCAATGAATTTATCCAAATCACCATCCAGTACGGCTTGCGTGTTACGCGTTTCCACACCAGTACGTAAATCTTTAATTCTTGCATCATCAAGGACATAAGAACGAATCTGGCTTCCCCAGCCAATATCAGATTTGTTCTCTTCCATCGCTTGCTTGTCTGCATTTTTCTTTTGCATTTCCAGTTCGTATAGCTTCGCTTTTAACTGGCGCATCGCTTGGTCTTTGTTTTTATGCTGCGAACGGTCATTCTGGCATTGCGTCACAATATTGGTTGGAATATGTGTGATACGTACCGCTGATTCCGTTTTGTTAACGTGCTGACCACCAGCACCAGAAGCACGGTATACATCAATACGTAAATCCGCTGGATTGATGTCGATATCAATATCATCATCAACTTCAGGATAAATAAACGCAGAACTAAAAGAAGTATGACGACGCCCGCCTGAGTCAAATGGACTCTTACGGACTAAGCGATGAACGCCTGTTTCCGTTCTTAGCCACCCGTAGGCATAGTCACCAATAATTTTGACCGTTGCCGATTTTAGCCCAGCAACATCACCATCAGACTCTTCGATAATCTCGGTTTTAAAGCCCTTTGACTCAGCCCAACGCAAGTACATGCGCAATAACATACTCGCCCAATCTTGCGCTTCAGTACCGCCAGAACCCGCTTGTAAGTCAATATAGCAGTCTGCACTATCGTATTCGCCTGAGAACATACGACGAAATTCAAGTTGCTCTAATTTGCCCTGTAATAGCTCTAACTCAGCTTCTGCTTCATTGAATGTATCTTCATCGTCAGCTTCAACTGCAAGTTCTAATAAACCTTCAACATCTTCAAGGCCTTGCGTCATCTGGTCAATCGTCTCAACAATCGCTTCAAGCGATGAACGTTCTTTACCAAGGGCTTGCGCTCTTTCGGGTTCATTCCAAACATCAGGCTGTTCAAGCTCAGCGTTGACTTCTTCTAAGCGTTCCTTCTTGGCATCATAGTCAAAGATACCCCCTCAGAACCACTGTCCGCTCAGACAGGTCCTGAATCTTACTTTTTACTGGGTTTATTTCAAACGTCATTTTTCAATATCTTATGGTTAGTCAAAAATAATTTTTTATTCACAAACCGTTTAGTATAGCGGAATTTATCTCATGTTTATAGCGCCATCAAACGCTATTTCATCGTTATTCAGTGTGTTAGTTACCCGTTTAATCAGGCCAAATATGTTCAACCATTAGCTGCACATTCTTTTGCCCACGATACTCATTCACATCCAACTTAAAAGCAATTTTAGCTTTTTTGATACTGTTATCTGGCCAGCGACGAACATCAATATTAAACATGATGGCATCTAACATTGGGCCGCCATTCACTGGCTCTAACATGAGTTTTAGATGACGCTCACCCACTAGCCTTTGCTGTAATAATTGGAATTCACCATCAAATACTGGCTCAGGGAATGATTGTCCCCAAGGGCCACTCTCTCGAATAAGTTCCGCGGTTTCTAAACAAAATTCATTGCGAGAAAGCTCACCATCACTCCATATCACTCCAGCAAGTTGTTCAGGCTGAATAAGTTCTCCCATCAATAGCTCAAAGTGATGTTTAAAAGCATCAAATTTATCCACTTCAAGCGTCAAGCCTGCTGCCATCGCATGACCACCAAACTTTTGCATTAACCCCGGTTGTAAGGTATTCAAGCGTTCAAGTGCATCGCGCATGTGTACCCCTTGAATGGAGCGCCCTGAACCTTTTAATAAGCCATCACCCGCAGGAGCAAATGCAATAACCGGACGATGGTATTGTTCTTTGATCCTAGAAGCCAATATCCCTACAACGCCTTGATGCCATTCGGGATGGTAAATGGCTAGGCCATTTGGTAGCTGGTTTTCACCGTATTCGAATTGATTAAAAAACACGAGAGCTTCTTGCTGCATACCCGCTTCAATCTCACGGCGAGTTTGATTTAGCCCATCCAACTCATTTGCCAGTTCCCGCGCATAGGCCATATCGTCAGTCAGTAATAATTCAATGCTCACTGACATATCATCTAATCTACCTGCTGCATTTAACCTAGGGCCAAGTGCAAAACCGAAATCATTTGCCACTAACCTGGATAAATCCCGCTTGGAAACCTCAACGAGGGCTTTAATACCCGCGCAACAACGCCCTGCTCTAACCCGATTAAGCCCTTGGTGAACTAAAATACGGTTATTTACATCCAGAGGAACTACGTCTGCGACCGTTCCCAGCGCAACTAAATCAAGGTACTCGGCTAAATTAGGCTCTGCCACGCCTTGTTGCACAAACCACCCTTGCTGACGTAAATACGCACGTAATGCCGACATTAAATAAAATGTAACACCAACTCCCGCTAATGATTTAGAGGCAAAGCTACATTCATTTAAGTTCGGGTTGATTATCGCATCCGCAGCAGGCAACGTTTCCCCCGGCAGATGGTGATCTGTAATAATGACATTTATTCCATAGTGGCTAGCGGCTTCAACGCCTTCATGGGATGAAATGCCATTATCAACGGTAATAATAAGATTCGTTCCTTGGTTACGCGCCTCTTCAACCACCAAAGGTGTTAAACCATAACCATTTTCAAAGCGGTTCGGAACGATATAATTGATATTCCGATATCCCATTGATTTTAAGGCTCGAATAGCTAACGCAGTACTGGTTGCTCCGTCGGCATCAAAATCCCCAACAATGGTGATAGCCTCATGTTCATTTAAAGCACGATAAAGTAGCGGTAATGCCTTATCAATACCCGATAATGTCCGATAATCCAATAAATTGGCTGCTTTACGCTCTAATTGAGTGATATCGGTGACGCCTCGGTGTTGGTAAATCCGTTGTAATAGTTCAGGCAAGCCAGGAAGTTGAGCAGCAGAACTTTGCTGCTGCCTTTGTTGTAAGAGTGTTTCTACATTCACAATAATTAACTATTTTTCGTTGAGTAATTGAACAAGGGCATCCGGTTTCATGTAGCCAGGTAGTAATTGCCCATCCGGTAGGATGATTGCTGGTGTTCCCGTCACTTTAAATAAATTACCCACACTCATGTGTTTGCTTAGGTCAAGTTTGCAATCTTCAATCATGGCAATTTCCTCACCTTTAAACGCTTGCGTTAGCGCTTTTTGTGGTAGGCCATTACACCAGATAGACGCCATTTTTTTCCCTACGTCGCTGTCCGCACCTTGACGTGGATATGCAAGATAACGCACCGTGACACCTTGGCTATTTAGTTCACCAACAGATTCATGTAATTTTTTACAGTAACCACAGCTAATATCGGTAAAAACGGTCACAACATGCTTTTCCTGCGGTGCTTTAAAAACAATCATTTCATCTTTGAGCGCTTCTACTTTTTTCATTAATGGCTGATTACTGATATTAACCGGGGTTTTACCGCTCATATCATAAATTGGCCCTTGCAATAAATATTTGCCGTCATCAGTGATGTATACGACACCGGTTGATGTTTCAACAAAATTCAGCCCAACAATAGGTGAAGGTTTAATCACTTCAACAACCATGTTGTATTTTTCCAACGTATCACGAATAACTTTTTCTTCCGTTGCTCCATAGACTGAGGAAGTCAACGTTGCAATACATGCCGCAGCCAATAATATCAATTTGCGTTTCATAAATAGTCCTTTAATCATGCATCACCCCCTTGGATGATGCTGCTCATGTAATACTCGTAACCGTTCAGTCGCTACATGAGTATAAATTTGTGTGGTTGATAGATCACTATGACCTAACAACATTTGTACCACGCGTAGATCCGCCCCATGATTGAGTAAATGGGTTGCAAATGCGTGTCTAAGAACATGCGGTGAGAGTAGCTCGCTATCAATATGAGCAAGTACTGCGTAATATTTTATTCGGTGCCAAAACGTTTGCCGAGTCATTTTCGTGCCACGCTTACTCGGGAATAGAATATCGCTCGTTTTGCCATTTAATAAATCTGGGCGGCCTTCATCAATATATTTCTCTAGCCAATATATTGCCTCTTCCCCCAAGGGAATCAATCTTTCTTTATCGCCTTTACCGACAACACGAATAACCCCCTGCCGCAAACTAATATCTGAAAACGTTAATCCGATTAATTCAGAAACACGCAAACCACATGCATATAGCACTTCCAACATGGCTTTATCACGTAACTCTAAAGCATCTTCAGTCGCAGGAGCATTTAATAAATCCTCAACTTGCTTTTCACTTAAATCTTTGGGCAAACGCTGCGGAATTTTTGGGGCAGCAATCACCGCTGAAGGGTCATCCAAACGGATTTTTTCCCGGTACAAATATTGAAAGAGTCGACGCATCGCACTTAATAAACGTGCCGAACTGGTTGCTTTATATCCACAATCAATGCGTTCAGCAAAAAAAGATTGTAGGTCAATTGATTGAACATTTTCTAAATGCAACTGATGTGCATCAAGCCATTTATCTAATAGTTGAAGGTCATTACGATAAGAAGCCAATGTATTTTCGGCAAGATCTTGTTCAAGCCAAATTGTATCAAGAAATTGTTCAATTAATGGATTAAGTTGTTTTGTTTCCACGACAAATAAGCTTCCTTTAGATAATACCACACGATTCTATTATGCCTGAATGTGGCTGCTTCTGTTACAATACATCTCTTGTGATGAAAACCATAGCTGGACATAGTAATAAAATATATGAAAATAGGTCTTTTTTACGGTTCTAGTACCTGTTATACCGAAATGGTTGCAGAAAAAATACGTGATATTCTCGGCGATGATTTAGTCACACTTCATAACGTTAACGATACACCGCCTACAGAAATGGAACAGTATGATGTTCTTATTTTGGGAATACCTACATGGGATTTTGGTGAAATACAGGAAGATTGGCTTGAAATTTGGGAAGCGCTTCCCAATCTTGACTTAGCAAATAAAATCATTGCTATGTATGGTTTGGGTGACCAAATAGAT
It includes:
- the recJ gene encoding single-stranded-DNA-specific exonuclease RecJ; amino-acid sequence: MNVETLLQQRQQQSSAAQLPGLPELLQRIYQHRGVTDITQLERKAANLLDYRTLSGIDKALPLLYRALNEHEAITIVGDFDADGATSTALAIRALKSMGYRNINYIVPNRFENGYGLTPLVVEEARNQGTNLIITVDNGISSHEGVEAASHYGINVIITDHHLPGETLPAADAIINPNLNECSFASKSLAGVGVTFYLMSALRAYLRQQGWFVQQGVAEPNLAEYLDLVALGTVADVVPLDVNNRILVHQGLNRVRAGRCCAGIKALVEVSKRDLSRLVANDFGFALGPRLNAAGRLDDMSVSIELLLTDDMAYARELANELDGLNQTRREIEAGMQQEALVFFNQFEYGENQLPNGLAIYHPEWHQGVVGILASRIKEQYHRPVIAFAPAGDGLLKGSGRSIQGVHMRDALERLNTLQPGLMQKFGGHAMAAGLTLEVDKFDAFKHHFELLMGELIQPEQLAGVIWSDGELSRNEFCLETAELIRESGPWGQSFPEPVFDGEFQLLQQRLVGERHLKLMLEPVNGGPMLDAIMFNIDVRRWPDNSIKKAKIAFKLDVNEYRGQKNVQLMVEHIWPD
- the lysS gene encoding lysine--tRNA ligase, giving the protein MSQEQQGVEQAPDLNNELKARKEKLAALREKGIPFPNDFRREDISDKIHAQYDDKTSEELEDLNIEVSIAGRMMTRRIMGKASFATLQDVGGRIQIYVSRDDLAEGIYNEQFKKWDLGDILGAKGRLFKTKTGELTVHCHEVRLLTKALRPLPDKFHGLSDQETRYRQRYLDLIANDESRHTFIVRSKILAEVRNFMVGYGFMEVETPMMQVIPGGASARPFVTHHNALDIDMYLRIAPELYLKRLVVGGFERVFEINRNFRNEGLSPRHNPEFTMMELYMAYADYRVLIKLTEDLFRTLTQNVLGNTVVQYGEQEFDFGKPFTKLTMKEAICKYRPETNVADLDDMDKAVAIAQSIGIKIEKSWGLGRIQCEIFEEVAESHLIQPTFITEYPAEVSPLARRNDDNPFITDRFEFFIGGREIGNGFSELNDAEDQAERFAEQVRQKDEGDDEAMFYDEDYVTALEHGLPPTAGLGIGIDRMVMLFTNSHTIRDVILFPALRPSKA
- the xerD gene encoding site-specific tyrosine recombinase XerD, translated to METKQLNPLIEQFLDTIWLEQDLAENTLASYRNDLQLLDKWLDAHQLHLENVQSIDLQSFFAERIDCGYKATSSARLLSAMRRLFQYLYREKIRLDDPSAVIAAPKIPQRLPKDLSEKQVEDLLNAPATEDALELRDKAMLEVLYACGLRVSELIGLTFSDISLRQGVIRVVGKGDKERLIPLGEEAIYWLEKYIDEGRPDLLNGKTSDILFPSKRGTKMTRQTFWHRIKYYAVLAHIDSELLSPHVLRHAFATHLLNHGADLRVVQMLLGHSDLSTTQIYTHVATERLRVLHEQHHPRG
- the prfB gene encoding peptide chain release factor 2 (programmed frameshift), with amino-acid sequence MTFEINPVKSKIQDLSERTVVLRGYLDYDAKKERLEEVNAELEQPDVWNEPERAQALGKERSSLEAIVETIDQMTQGLEDVEGLLELAVEADDEDTFNEAEAELELLQGKLEQLEFRRMFSGEYDSADCYIDLQAGSGGTEAQDWASMLLRMYLRWAESKGFKTEIIEESDGDVAGLKSATVKIIGDYAYGWLRTETGVHRLVRKSPFDSGGRRHTSFSSAFIYPEVDDDIDIDINPADLRIDVYRASGAGGQHVNKTESAVRITHIPTNIVTQCQNDRSQHKNKDQAMRQLKAKLYELEMQKKNADKQAMEENKSDIGWGSQIRSYVLDDARIKDLRTGVETRNTQAVLDGDLDKFIEASLKAGL
- the fldB gene encoding flavodoxin FldB; the protein is MKIGLFYGSSTCYTEMVAEKIRDILGDDLVTLHNVNDTPPTEMEQYDVLILGIPTWDFGEIQEDWLEIWEALPNLDLANKIIAMYGLGDQIDYGEWFLDALGMLYHQLKPTGAKFVGFWPTEGYTFDSPKPLNDTGDMFVGLALDEVHQFEQTDERIAQWCVQIFQEIEALL
- the dsbC gene encoding bifunctional protein-disulfide isomerase/oxidoreductase DsbC, with amino-acid sequence MKRKLILLAAACIATLTSSVYGATEEKVIRDTLEKYNMVVEVIKPSPIVGLNFVETSTGVVYITDDGKYLLQGPIYDMSGKTPVNISNQPLMKKVEALKDEMIVFKAPQEKHVVTVFTDISCGYCKKLHESVGELNSQGVTVRYLAYPRQGADSDVGKKMASIWCNGLPQKALTQAFKGEEIAMIEDCKLDLSKHMSVGNLFKVTGTPAIILPDGQLLPGYMKPDALVQLLNEK